In Blastopirellula marina, the following proteins share a genomic window:
- a CDS encoding YjfB family protein, with translation MASVDGIAAQASAIQQSQVQNQVDIAVAKKSLDAQKLQGDAAVQLIESAARISKSPGTGNLINTTG, from the coding sequence ATGGCAAGTGTGGATGGTATCGCGGCACAGGCCAGCGCGATTCAACAATCTCAGGTTCAAAACCAGGTCGATATCGCCGTGGCGAAGAAGTCTTTGGACGCTCAAAAGCTGCAAGGGGACGCTGCCGTTCAGTTGATTGAGTCGGCCGCACGCATCAGCAAGTCGCCAGGCACCGGCAACTTGATCAACACTACCGGCTAA
- a CDS encoding chemotaxis protein CheA, which yields MTTTVNPNDELLLAFIDESLHSIHGLADQITAYLHNPANSDSINGVFRTVHSIKGNAGFFGLSVIKKFAHSVENTLDDIRNQKLALTEELNRALIDSFDRINGLLQQVEQNEIPDELSSEEVSLLERIADLSHEAGGGCSSEEALLRELHGLAQEMNAAGFPESLRWSEKLSQLIGNSAEDAKSEEASAIEPKDVLTGRFEIDGEDVSGLVHQVAEAFLWPADSAWNDQRSAMVLDRLADFSMICRLRGSKNDQEKIEAAVKDFKVIYESPIGVDEGLLSVVWANVAVVIERFHPEESPVEVATAPKPPEPETAPETPAAQQAKRARSIRVNENHLDRFLDDVSALFITCERLKDVQCRMAISGTIGELVEELRQINVTFSTQANELQKSVVSLRKVPVRGLLSKFPPMARKLSNDLGKQIDVHLEGEEVEVDKSLIEDLDSPLTHMIRNVADHAIETPQERIERGVAETGNLWIKAETTRTHVVITIRDDGRGIDAKRIRQKAIDKKIMPVEQLQAMPDTEVIDLIFHPGFSTADKITDVSGRGVGMDVVRTTIRDHDGEVHVESMVNQGTTFTIEIPIRQAVLVIEGLLVGVEEEQFVIPFENIREVMEIESSEIKTCHGLPMTIVRGQTVSVVSLADQMELCPSGTWEDKSRHAAVLVASKQGAACFLVDRVIGKRKVVVNDLQNVLENCNRISGVAQLGGGRLSLVVSVPEIVKSMAPSTVG from the coding sequence ATGACGACCACCGTAAACCCGAATGACGAATTACTTTTGGCGTTCATCGATGAATCGCTCCACTCGATTCATGGACTCGCCGATCAGATCACTGCTTATTTGCATAATCCGGCAAATTCGGATTCGATCAATGGCGTATTTCGAACGGTCCATTCGATCAAGGGAAATGCGGGCTTCTTCGGCTTGTCGGTTATCAAGAAGTTCGCGCACTCCGTCGAAAACACGCTGGATGATATTCGAAATCAAAAGCTGGCGTTGACTGAAGAGTTGAATCGGGCGCTTATTGATTCGTTCGATCGAATTAATGGACTTCTGCAGCAAGTCGAACAAAATGAAATTCCCGACGAACTCTCGTCCGAGGAAGTCTCGCTGCTGGAACGCATTGCCGATTTGTCCCACGAAGCAGGTGGGGGATGTTCCAGCGAAGAAGCCTTGTTGCGGGAACTGCACGGCCTCGCCCAAGAGATGAACGCCGCGGGTTTCCCTGAATCGCTTCGCTGGTCTGAGAAACTGTCGCAGCTCATCGGCAATTCCGCCGAGGATGCCAAGTCGGAAGAAGCTTCGGCAATCGAGCCTAAGGACGTGCTGACAGGCCGATTTGAAATTGACGGCGAAGACGTTTCCGGTCTGGTGCATCAAGTCGCCGAGGCATTCCTTTGGCCAGCAGATAGTGCCTGGAACGATCAACGTTCGGCAATGGTCTTGGATCGCCTGGCAGACTTTTCAATGATTTGTCGTCTGCGTGGCAGCAAGAACGATCAAGAGAAGATCGAGGCCGCCGTCAAAGATTTCAAGGTTATTTACGAAAGCCCGATCGGCGTTGACGAGGGACTGCTCTCGGTTGTTTGGGCGAATGTCGCTGTCGTGATCGAACGCTTCCACCCAGAAGAAAGCCCGGTAGAAGTAGCGACCGCTCCGAAACCGCCGGAGCCAGAAACCGCACCAGAAACTCCAGCGGCTCAGCAAGCCAAACGCGCACGCTCGATTCGTGTCAACGAAAACCACCTCGATCGTTTTCTGGACGACGTTTCGGCGTTGTTCATTACCTGTGAGCGATTGAAAGATGTTCAATGCCGGATGGCCATTTCGGGAACGATCGGTGAGTTGGTGGAAGAGCTGCGTCAAATCAACGTCACCTTCTCGACCCAGGCCAACGAACTGCAGAAGAGTGTCGTGTCGCTGCGTAAGGTGCCCGTACGAGGCTTACTATCCAAGTTCCCTCCGATGGCCCGTAAGCTGTCCAATGATCTGGGCAAGCAAATCGACGTGCACTTGGAAGGAGAAGAGGTCGAAGTAGACAAGTCGTTGATTGAAGACCTGGACTCTCCGCTGACGCACATGATTCGCAACGTGGCTGACCATGCCATCGAAACACCGCAGGAACGAATCGAACGTGGCGTGGCTGAAACCGGTAACTTGTGGATCAAGGCCGAAACGACTCGCACCCATGTCGTCATTACGATTCGAGACGATGGGCGAGGTATCGATGCCAAACGCATTCGCCAGAAGGCAATCGACAAGAAGATTATGCCGGTCGAACAGCTTCAGGCGATGCCTGATACGGAGGTGATCGACCTGATTTTCCACCCGGGCTTTTCGACCGCCGATAAGATCACCGACGTCTCAGGCCGCGGTGTAGGCATGGATGTCGTGCGGACCACCATTCGCGATCACGACGGAGAAGTACACGTTGAATCGATGGTCAATCAAGGAACAACGTTTACGATTGAAATCCCCATTCGCCAGGCTGTGCTGGTGATCGAAGGGTTGCTGGTAGGCGTGGAAGAAGAGCAGTTCGTGATCCCCTTCGAGAATATTCGCGAAGTGATGGAGATCGAATCGAGCGAGATCAAGACATGTCATGGGCTGCCGATGACGATCGTCCGCGGGCAGACAGTTTCGGTGGTGTCATTGGCCGACCAGATGGAACTTTGCCCATCGGGTACGTGGGAAGATAAGTCCCGTCATGCAGCCGTTCTGGTGGCCAGCAAGCAAGGGGCCGCATGTTTCCTGGTCGATCGGGTGATCGGCAAGCGAAAGGTAGTCGTCAACGATCTGCAGAACGTACTGGAAAACTGCAACCGGATCAGCGGTGTCGCCCAACTAGGCGGTGGACGACTGTCATTGGTGGTAAGCGTTCCGGAAATCGTTAAGTCGATGGCACCGAGTACCGTCGGTTAG
- a CDS encoding response regulator, with amino-acid sequence MASISFSSEKQVLHVDDDDVFLKIANHRLTKEGYKVTSLSRSEHALKHLLNTNCRVCILDIDMPRVNGLELLQEIKAYDGGIQVIMMTGLVSQMTVLESLRGGAEACFFKPMPDFTPLLETLDATFFKVERWWRCLHELKNRRASELNVIRASQ; translated from the coding sequence ATGGCATCGATTTCATTCAGCAGCGAGAAACAAGTTCTTCATGTCGACGACGATGATGTCTTCCTGAAGATTGCTAACCATCGCTTAACCAAAGAAGGTTACAAGGTTACCTCCTTGTCCCGGTCGGAGCATGCTCTAAAGCACCTACTGAACACAAACTGCCGCGTGTGCATCCTCGATATCGACATGCCACGCGTCAACGGTTTGGAGTTGCTGCAAGAGATTAAGGCCTACGATGGTGGTATTCAGGTCATCATGATGACCGGCTTGGTTTCGCAAATGACGGTATTGGAATCGCTGCGTGGCGGAGCGGAAGCATGCTTCTTCAAGCCCATGCCAGACTTCACGCCGCTGTTGGAAACCTTGGATGCAACCTTCTTCAAGGTCGAGCGATGGTGGCGATGCTTGCATGAACTGAAGAATCGTCGAGCCAGCGAGTTGAATGTGATCCGGGCTTCTCAGTGA
- a CDS encoding alpha/beta hydrolase-fold protein gives MKRRTSSLIALGVIWLSVPAAAWGTIVELKNGMRLEGSVGKIASMSDDPLKTPTAGAVDNQLIVLVDNDLKRTFVSTYQVQDVQEAAPTPVERIKIDQRVATSGRSVHAVGEGIRVTPWDEYGRRIYSMQTARGPVDVIQGITEITPEWTRVEGLMSDSPYVWDMRIRTSSIPRDKLSEILMRRIDAKDAAQRLQIVRLYLQSERYRDAAAELSALMNDFEDLKKQFGKQYDELIQLSATTLIDEVELRKDTGQHNLAYGMLNKFPGDKVASSTLLKVKSMLTEYQTAYERRDKMFNLLKEHLEAFADPAQKPIVEAAMAEMEAELNINNMDRLGPYLRLSDDPSLKLDEKLALAISGWILGPNSAQENLVVALSVYQARDLVSDYISNRNDVDRRAILEKLKGMEGGAPVYVAKILQFMKPPLGNAEPETASEIPGYYLMRVPGVPGRSDFFYYVQLPQGYDPYRKYPTVMTLHGAGTTAEQQIDWWAGSHSEKAKIRTGQAARNGYIVIAPMWAEEHQFEYNYSAYEHAAVLFSLRHALRHFSIDTDRVYLSGHSMGGDAAWDIGLAHPDLWAGVIPIVAKADKYVARYWENARSVPLYFVGGELDGNKRELNSRDFDRYLTKTNFDTTIVEYRGRGHEHFQDEIQDIFRWMDIHKRNFFPKEYEVVSMRPWDNFFYWLEVNDFPERSLVLPANYPEPKKSPVKITAKVLATNGVLVNSGTGKANIYLTPDIVNFDERMTITYDGRNYGNGVTPSTEVMLEDARTRADRLHPFWAKVDTNDR, from the coding sequence ATGAAACGACGAACAAGTTCTCTCATCGCATTGGGTGTCATCTGGCTGAGCGTACCTGCGGCGGCTTGGGGCACGATCGTGGAACTCAAGAACGGGATGCGGCTGGAAGGATCGGTCGGCAAGATCGCTAGCATGAGTGACGATCCGCTGAAAACCCCCACCGCCGGTGCGGTCGACAATCAGTTGATCGTCCTGGTCGACAACGACCTGAAGCGAACGTTTGTCTCGACCTATCAGGTTCAGGACGTCCAAGAGGCGGCCCCAACTCCGGTCGAGCGAATCAAGATCGATCAGCGGGTGGCCACTTCCGGGCGTAGCGTACACGCGGTTGGAGAAGGCATTCGTGTGACCCCGTGGGATGAATATGGTCGCCGAATCTACTCGATGCAGACAGCCCGCGGCCCGGTCGATGTCATTCAGGGCATCACCGAGATCACGCCCGAATGGACGCGTGTCGAAGGTTTGATGTCCGACAGTCCCTACGTTTGGGACATGCGAATCCGCACCAGCAGCATTCCCCGCGACAAGCTGAGCGAAATCCTGATGCGTCGTATCGATGCTAAAGATGCCGCGCAGCGTCTGCAGATCGTGCGGCTTTATCTGCAATCGGAACGCTACCGCGACGCGGCCGCCGAGTTGTCGGCCTTGATGAATGACTTCGAGGATTTGAAAAAACAGTTCGGCAAGCAGTACGACGAACTCATTCAGTTGAGTGCAACGACACTGATTGACGAGGTCGAGCTTCGTAAAGACACCGGGCAGCACAACCTGGCATACGGCATGTTGAACAAGTTTCCCGGCGATAAGGTTGCCAGTTCGACGTTGCTGAAGGTCAAGTCGATGCTCACCGAGTATCAGACCGCCTATGAACGCCGCGACAAGATGTTCAACTTGCTGAAAGAGCATCTGGAAGCGTTTGCCGATCCAGCCCAGAAGCCTATCGTCGAAGCGGCGATGGCCGAAATGGAAGCGGAACTGAACATCAACAACATGGATCGCCTGGGGCCTTACTTGAGACTGTCGGACGACCCATCGCTGAAACTCGACGAGAAACTGGCGCTCGCGATCAGCGGCTGGATTCTCGGTCCTAACAGTGCCCAGGAAAACCTGGTTGTTGCTTTGAGTGTTTACCAGGCCCGCGATCTTGTCAGCGACTATATCAGCAACCGCAATGATGTCGATCGCCGAGCCATTCTGGAAAAACTGAAAGGGATGGAAGGTGGCGCGCCGGTGTATGTCGCCAAGATCCTGCAGTTCATGAAGCCACCCCTGGGCAATGCCGAGCCGGAGACGGCTTCCGAGATTCCCGGCTACTACCTGATGCGTGTGCCCGGCGTGCCTGGGCGTTCCGATTTCTTTTATTACGTTCAGTTGCCTCAGGGATACGATCCTTACCGAAAGTATCCGACGGTTATGACGCTGCATGGGGCAGGGACCACGGCCGAACAGCAGATCGACTGGTGGGCAGGCTCGCACAGTGAGAAGGCCAAGATCCGCACGGGGCAGGCCGCTCGTAACGGATATATTGTGATCGCTCCGATGTGGGCGGAAGAGCATCAGTTTGAATACAACTACTCCGCCTACGAACATGCGGCGGTGTTGTTCAGCTTGCGCCACGCACTGCGTCACTTTTCGATCGATACCGATCGCGTGTACCTAAGTGGTCATTCGATGGGAGGAGATGCTGCCTGGGATATTGGCCTGGCCCATCCCGATTTATGGGCAGGCGTCATTCCGATCGTTGCCAAGGCAGATAAGTACGTCGCGCGATACTGGGAGAATGCCCGCAGCGTGCCGCTGTATTTTGTGGGGGGGGAACTCGACGGGAATAAACGCGAACTCAATTCACGTGACTTCGACCGCTACCTGACGAAGACGAATTTCGACACGACGATTGTCGAATACCGAGGCCGCGGCCACGAGCATTTCCAGGACGAGATTCAGGATATCTTCCGCTGGATGGATATCCACAAACGCAACTTCTTCCCGAAGGAGTACGAAGTCGTTTCGATGCGACCGTGGGATAATTTCTTTTACTGGCTGGAAGTGAACGACTTCCCCGAACGCAGCCTGGTACTGCCGGCCAACTATCCCGAGCCGAAGAAGTCTCCGGTAAAAATCACCGCGAAGGTGCTGGCCACCAACGGCGTGCTGGTCAACAGCGGCACCGGCAAAGCAAACATTTACCTGACGCCTGATATCGTCAACTTCGACGAACGCATGACGATTACCTATGACGGCCGAAACTACGGCAACGGCGTGACCCCTTCCACCGAGGTGATGCTGGAAGACGCACGCACGCGAGCCGATCGCTTGCATCCGTTCTGGGCGAAAGTCGATACGAACGACCGGTAG
- a CDS encoding DUF1080 domain-containing protein: protein MKINFLLLICLLMLGTTSIAFAETDEDMLFNGDSFAGWEGNLDWFRIEQGAVVAGRLDQDIPRNEFLCTEQEFADFELTLEAKLVGDGKNAGVQFRSKRIPDHHELIGYQCDMGWQGDKPIWGSLYDESRRRKFLAEGDPEKLKKVLADKEYVPLKIRAQGKHIQIWVGDEKTVDYHEADENIPQSGIIGLQIHSGPKCEAWYRNIRLKKL from the coding sequence ATGAAAATCAACTTTCTGCTGCTTATTTGCCTGCTGATGCTGGGTACGACGTCGATTGCTTTCGCTGAGACGGACGAAGATATGCTCTTCAATGGCGATTCCTTCGCCGGCTGGGAGGGAAATCTCGACTGGTTCCGCATCGAGCAGGGAGCCGTTGTTGCTGGGCGTTTAGACCAAGATATCCCACGCAATGAGTTCCTGTGCACCGAGCAGGAATTCGCAGACTTCGAACTGACCCTGGAAGCAAAGCTGGTAGGGGACGGCAAAAACGCTGGCGTTCAGTTCCGCAGCAAGCGAATTCCGGATCACCACGAGTTGATCGGTTACCAGTGCGATATGGGCTGGCAGGGAGACAAGCCGATTTGGGGCTCGTTGTACGATGAGTCACGCCGTCGCAAGTTTCTGGCCGAAGGAGACCCGGAAAAGCTAAAGAAGGTACTGGCCGACAAAGAGTATGTACCGCTGAAAATTCGCGCTCAAGGTAAGCACATTCAGATCTGGGTTGGCGACGAGAAAACGGTCGATTACCACGAAGCGGACGAAAATATCCCTCAATCGGGTATTATTGGTCTGCAGATTCATTCCGGGCCGAAGTGCGAAGCCTGGTATCGTAACATTCGTCTGAAGAAGCTGTAA
- a CDS encoding HAD-IA family hydrolase encodes MSDSCVIFDLDGTLVDSETLGSQALLDMLPELDEPLAIISERYRGQRMANILADVQQRLGRKLPENFENEYREYAASRIEAELKPMPGVVAMLEQLHLARCVASSAPKPKIQLALNVCGLAPFFGSDVFSCYEIGAWKPDPAIFLHAAQAMSMTARECIVVEDSDVGVSAAVAVGMRVLRYDPSGSYVSSASVRCFGHMDELLPLVIEASS; translated from the coding sequence ATGTCCGACTCGTGTGTGATTTTTGATTTGGATGGCACACTCGTCGATAGCGAGACCCTCGGTTCGCAGGCGTTGCTGGATATGCTGCCGGAACTCGACGAACCGCTGGCCATCATCTCCGAACGCTACCGCGGTCAGCGAATGGCCAACATCCTGGCCGACGTCCAGCAGCGACTGGGACGTAAGCTGCCGGAAAATTTCGAGAACGAGTACCGCGAATACGCCGCATCTAGGATCGAAGCCGAGCTAAAACCAATGCCAGGCGTGGTGGCCATGCTCGAACAACTGCATCTGGCGCGCTGCGTGGCGTCGAGTGCGCCGAAACCGAAGATTCAACTCGCACTCAACGTATGCGGACTTGCTCCATTCTTTGGGAGTGATGTCTTCAGCTGTTATGAGATCGGGGCGTGGAAGCCAGACCCGGCCATCTTTCTGCACGCTGCCCAGGCAATGAGCATGACTGCCAGGGAGTGTATCGTCGTTGAAGATAGTGATGTTGGAGTCTCGGCTGCAGTCGCTGTCGGGATGCGCGTGTTGCGCTACGATCCATCTGGCAGCTACGTATCTTCAGCCAGTGTTCGCTGCTTTGGTCACATGGACGAGTTGCTGCCGCTGGTGATCGAAGCCTCGTCGTAG
- a CDS encoding DUF1559 domain-containing protein: MVRRMRALRGFTLVELLVVIAIIGVLIALLLPAVQQAREAARRMQCSNNLKQLGLAIHNYHDTYTNFPGGTYGCCWGTWQVAILPYIEQDNLYSNYNITDKYYDDTARYSGSQNTDVTVHRLNALTCPSDSPNEPFGTITSHNYGANFGNTGYSQGTINGVTFMGAPFKYVSDNVGSAGYFGFRDITDGTANTVLFAEKLQAEGSDLRAYSWWGDGTSVSGYQAPNSSEADRIYSASYCNNLPLKNLPCDVATSSAPTMFAARSRHPGGVQVTLCDGSSRFVAETIQIDTWRNLMAARDGQVLGEF, translated from the coding sequence GTGGTACGTCGTATGCGCGCTTTGAGAGGATTCACCCTCGTCGAACTTCTGGTTGTGATTGCCATTATTGGCGTTTTGATTGCCTTGCTTTTGCCGGCCGTACAACAGGCCCGCGAAGCTGCCCGCAGGATGCAATGCTCGAATAACCTGAAACAACTCGGGCTGGCGATTCATAACTATCACGATACCTACACGAACTTCCCAGGCGGAACGTACGGCTGTTGCTGGGGAACCTGGCAGGTTGCGATTCTGCCCTACATCGAGCAGGACAACCTGTACTCCAACTACAACATCACCGACAAGTACTACGACGACACCGCTCGTTATAGCGGAAGCCAGAACACCGACGTCACGGTTCACCGGCTTAACGCGCTGACGTGCCCGAGCGATTCTCCCAACGAACCATTCGGAACAATCACTTCCCACAACTACGGAGCTAATTTTGGTAACACCGGCTATTCCCAAGGGACCATCAACGGAGTGACCTTCATGGGGGCACCGTTCAAGTACGTCTCAGACAACGTGGGTTCGGCTGGGTATTTTGGCTTCCGTGATATTACCGACGGGACGGCCAATACCGTTCTGTTTGCTGAAAAACTGCAAGCGGAAGGCTCCGACCTGCGGGCCTATTCGTGGTGGGGAGACGGTACTTCGGTTTCTGGCTACCAGGCCCCGAACTCTTCCGAAGCGGATCGTATTTACAGCGCCAGCTACTGTAATAACCTGCCGCTGAAGAATCTGCCGTGCGATGTCGCCACCTCGAGTGCCCCGACAATGTTCGCCGCGCGAAGTCGTCACCCAGGGGGCGTGCAGGTGACGTTGTGCGATGGTTCCAGTCGCTTTGTCGCCGAAACCATTCAGATCGATACCTGGCGAAACCTGATGGCCGCCCGCGATGGCCAGGTGCTGGGCGAGTTCTAA
- a CDS encoding HAD family hydrolase — MSSTLEFFYFDLGKVLLDFDHEIACQQMADVLGTTAQVIRTDVFHSGQQWKYERGEITTLDLHRWLCDRYDVEAKLEDVCHAASHIFDPIPGTVEIAGALHAAGHRMGILSNTCDAHWEYCLGKPFPFLNDFFPIHALSFRLGTMKPDPEIYIKAAALCDVAPEKIFFVDDREENVAGAACAGYDAVLFTGPADLRKALDTRGVCL, encoded by the coding sequence ATGAGTTCCACCCTCGAGTTCTTTTACTTCGATCTGGGCAAGGTCCTGCTCGACTTCGATCACGAGATCGCTTGTCAGCAAATGGCTGACGTTCTAGGAACGACTGCTCAGGTGATACGCACCGATGTATTTCATTCGGGACAGCAGTGGAAGTATGAGCGGGGGGAGATCACTACGCTCGATCTCCATCGTTGGTTATGCGATCGTTACGACGTCGAGGCCAAGCTGGAAGATGTCTGCCACGCGGCATCGCATATCTTCGACCCGATACCCGGCACCGTGGAAATTGCCGGAGCCCTGCACGCCGCTGGCCATCGAATGGGAATTCTGTCCAACACGTGCGATGCCCATTGGGAATATTGTCTGGGAAAACCGTTCCCGTTCCTGAACGATTTCTTTCCCATCCATGCATTGAGCTTCCGCCTTGGAACGATGAAGCCAGATCCTGAGATTTACATCAAAGCGGCCGCGTTGTGTGACGTCGCCCCCGAAAAAATCTTCTTTGTCGACGATCGCGAGGAAAATGTCGCTGGTGCGGCTTGTGCCGGTTATGACGCCGTCTTGTTTACCGGTCCGGCCGATCTACGTAAGGCATTAGACACTCGGGGCGTCTGTCTCTAG
- the ilvD gene encoding dihydroxy-acid dehydratase, which produces MSQPLNKYSSRITQPKSQGASQAMLYGTGMTDEDMQKAQVGICSVWYEGNTCNMHLNKLGEEVKKGVVAADLVGMRFNTIGVSDGISMGTEGMSFSLQSRDLIADSIETIMGGQWYDALVAIPGCDKNMPGCLIAMGRLNRPALMVYGGTIKPGHRNGEKLDVVSAFQCYGQYLAGTINEDQRKEIVRKSCPGAGACGGMYTANTMASAIEALGMSLPFSASIPAEDPGKIDECHRAGAAIRNLLEKDIKPRDIMTREAFENAMVIVMALGGSTNAVLHLIAMARSVDIDLGLEDWQAVSDRVPMLADFKPSGKYVQEDLHKIGGTPGVMKYLLKEGLLNGDCLTVTGKTLAENCAETPDLTPGQDIVRPLSNPIKKTGHLQMLFGSLAPEGAVAKITGKEGLQFSGPAKVFDSEEDMLHALEDKKIVKGDVVVIRYEGPKGGPGMPEMLTPTSAIMGAGLGADVALLTDGRFSGGSHGFIVGHVTPEAQVGGPIALAQDGDIITIDADLRKIDLEVSEEELAKRKAAWTAPPYKVKRGTLYKYIKNVKSASEGCVTDE; this is translated from the coding sequence GTGTCCCAGCCCCTGAACAAGTACAGTTCGCGTATCACCCAACCCAAAAGCCAAGGTGCATCTCAGGCCATGTTGTATGGAACTGGGATGACCGACGAAGACATGCAAAAGGCTCAAGTCGGTATTTGCAGCGTCTGGTACGAAGGCAATACCTGCAACATGCACCTCAACAAGCTGGGGGAAGAGGTCAAAAAAGGGGTCGTAGCTGCTGACCTGGTCGGTATGCGTTTCAACACCATCGGCGTGAGCGATGGTATCTCGATGGGTACTGAAGGGATGAGTTTCTCGCTGCAGTCCCGCGACCTGATCGCCGACTCGATCGAAACGATCATGGGTGGTCAGTGGTACGACGCGTTGGTCGCGATCCCCGGCTGCGACAAGAACATGCCTGGCTGCTTGATCGCCATGGGCCGACTCAATCGCCCTGCCCTGATGGTTTACGGCGGGACTATCAAGCCCGGTCATCGCAATGGCGAAAAGCTGGACGTTGTCTCGGCCTTCCAGTGCTATGGTCAGTACCTGGCCGGCACGATCAACGAAGACCAACGCAAAGAGATCGTTCGCAAGTCGTGCCCTGGTGCCGGTGCTTGCGGCGGCATGTATACAGCCAACACCATGGCCTCGGCTATTGAAGCCCTTGGCATGTCGCTACCGTTCTCGGCTAGCATTCCAGCGGAAGACCCCGGCAAGATCGATGAGTGCCACCGAGCCGGTGCCGCCATTCGTAACCTGTTGGAAAAAGACATCAAGCCGCGCGACATCATGACCCGCGAGGCGTTTGAAAACGCGATGGTTATTGTCATGGCCCTGGGTGGTTCGACCAACGCCGTGCTCCACTTGATCGCCATGGCCCGCAGCGTCGACATCGACCTGGGGCTGGAAGACTGGCAAGCCGTCAGCGATCGCGTGCCGATGCTGGCCGACTTCAAGCCTAGCGGTAAGTACGTGCAAGAAGACCTGCATAAGATCGGCGGCACCCCTGGCGTGATGAAGTACCTCTTGAAAGAAGGGCTTCTCAACGGCGACTGCCTGACGGTCACCGGCAAGACGCTGGCCGAGAACTGTGCCGAGACGCCAGATTTGACCCCAGGCCAGGATATCGTGCGTCCGCTGTCCAACCCCATCAAAAAGACGGGCCACTTGCAGATGCTCTTCGGCAGCCTGGCTCCTGAAGGGGCCGTGGCCAAGATCACCGGCAAGGAAGGACTTCAGTTCAGCGGTCCAGCCAAGGTGTTCGACTCTGAAGAAGACATGCTACACGCCCTGGAAGACAAGAAGATCGTCAAAGGGGACGTGGTGGTCATTCGTTATGAAGGCCCCAAGGGTGGCCCAGGCATGCCGGAAATGCTAACCCCAACCTCGGCCATCATGGGTGCCGGCCTGGGTGCCGACGTCGCCCTGCTCACCGACGGACGTTTCTCCGGCGGTTCGCACGGTTTCATCGTCGGTCACGTCACGCCGGAAGCCCAAGTCGGTGGCCCGATCGCTTTGGCCCAGGATGGCGACATCATCACCATCGATGCCGACCTGCGAAAGATTGACCTGGAAGTCTCCGAGGAAGAACTCGCCAAACGCAAGGCCGCCTGGACCGCTCCTCCGTACAAGGTCAAGCGCGGTACGCTCTACAAGTATATCAAGAACGTGAAGAGCGCCTCGGAAGGTTGCGTGACTGACGAGTAG